A single Brachybacterium sillae DNA region contains:
- the leuC gene encoding 3-isopropylmalate dehydratase large subunit, with translation MAGTLAEKVWNDHVVRRGENGEPDLLYIDLHLLHEVTSPQAFDGLRQEGRALRRTDLTLATEDHNTPTVDIDRPIADITSRTQIETLRRNAEEFGVRLHPLGDIEQGIVHVVGPQLGLTMPGITVVCGDSHTSTHGAFGALAFGIGTSEVEHVMATQTLPLKPFRTMAVTVEGTLKPGVTAKDIILAVIAKIGTGGGAGHVIEYRGEAIRALSMEGRMTICNMSIEAGARAGMIAPDEITFEYVKGRPHAPQGADWDEAVAYWRTLRSDDDAVFDTEVVIDADELEPFVTWGTNPGQGLPLSATVPDPAAIVDESERVAAERALEYMDLQPGTPLREVAVDTVFMGSCTNSRIEDLRAFADVIRGRTKHPDVRVLVVPGSARVRRQAEDEGLDREFLAFGAEWRQAGCSMCLGMNPDQLAPGERSASTSNRNFEGRQGKGGRTHLVSPVVAAATAVRGTLSAPSDLDDTPHGSTAAQRGAAA, from the coding sequence ATGGCGGGCACGCTCGCGGAGAAGGTGTGGAACGACCATGTGGTGCGTCGTGGGGAGAACGGCGAGCCCGACCTGCTCTACATCGACCTCCACCTCCTCCATGAGGTCACCAGCCCCCAGGCCTTCGACGGCCTGCGGCAGGAGGGACGCGCCCTGCGCCGGACCGATCTGACGCTCGCGACCGAGGACCACAACACCCCGACGGTCGACATCGACCGTCCGATCGCCGACATCACCTCCCGCACACAGATCGAGACGCTGCGCCGCAACGCCGAGGAGTTCGGGGTGCGGCTGCATCCGCTGGGGGACATCGAGCAGGGCATCGTGCACGTGGTCGGTCCGCAGCTGGGCCTGACCATGCCGGGCATCACCGTGGTGTGCGGTGACTCCCACACCTCCACCCACGGTGCCTTCGGGGCGCTCGCCTTCGGCATCGGAACCAGCGAGGTGGAGCATGTGATGGCCACCCAGACGCTGCCGCTGAAGCCGTTCCGGACGATGGCCGTGACCGTCGAGGGCACCCTGAAGCCGGGCGTGACCGCGAAGGACATCATCCTCGCAGTGATCGCGAAGATCGGCACCGGCGGTGGGGCCGGTCATGTCATCGAGTATCGCGGCGAGGCCATCCGGGCGCTCTCCATGGAGGGCCGCATGACCATCTGCAACATGTCCATCGAGGCGGGTGCCCGCGCCGGGATGATCGCCCCCGATGAGATCACCTTCGAGTACGTGAAGGGCCGGCCCCACGCCCCGCAGGGTGCCGACTGGGACGAGGCTGTGGCCTACTGGCGGACGCTGCGCAGCGACGACGACGCCGTGTTCGACACGGAGGTCGTGATCGACGCCGACGAGCTGGAGCCCTTCGTCACCTGGGGCACGAACCCCGGGCAGGGACTGCCGCTGAGCGCCACCGTGCCGGACCCGGCCGCGATCGTCGACGAGTCCGAACGGGTCGCTGCCGAGCGCGCTCTGGAGTACATGGATCTGCAGCCCGGCACCCCCCTGCGGGAGGTCGCCGTCGACACCGTGTTCATGGGCTCGTGCACCAACAGTCGGATCGAGGACCTGCGGGCCTTCGCCGACGTGATCCGCGGCCGCACCAAGCACCCCGACGTGCGGGTGCTGGTCGTCCCCGGCAGCGCCCGCGTGCGTCGCCAGGCCGAGGATGAGGGGCTGGATCGGGAGTTCCTCGCCTTCGGGGCGGAGTGGCGACAGGCCGGGTGCTCCATGTGCCTGGGCATGAACCCCGATCAGCTCGCGCCGGGGGAGCGATCCGCCTCCACCTCCAACCGGAACTTCGAGGGCCGGCAGGGCAAGGGCGGGCGCACCCACCTCGTCTCCCCGGTGGTGGCCGCCGCCACCGCCGTGCGCGGCACCCTGTCCGCGCCGTCAGACCTCGACGACACGCCGCACGGCTCCACCGCAGCGCAGCGCGGCGCCGCCGCCTGA
- a CDS encoding IclR family transcriptional regulator: protein MDTTEISPDGGSGVGVLDKAATVLGALETGPATLTQLVQSTGLARPTAHRLAVALEHHRLVARDMQGRFVLGPRLGELASAAGEDRLLASAGPVLAALRDRTGESAQLYRRQGDHRICVATAERPIGLRDSVPLGAALSMKAGSAAQILLAWEEPDRMHRGLHGARFTATMLSAVRRRGWAQSVGEREAGVGSVSAPVRGPNGRVVAALSVSGPIERITRQPGRLHAAAVIASANHLSDVLRHSGV, encoded by the coding sequence ATGGACACCACAGAGATCTCCCCGGACGGGGGCAGCGGCGTCGGGGTGCTCGACAAGGCCGCGACGGTGCTCGGGGCCCTCGAGACCGGGCCCGCCACCCTCACGCAGCTGGTGCAATCCACGGGGCTGGCGCGACCGACCGCCCATCGGCTGGCCGTCGCGCTGGAGCACCATCGCCTCGTCGCGCGGGACATGCAGGGCAGGTTCGTGTTGGGACCGCGGCTCGGGGAGCTCGCCAGTGCCGCGGGTGAGGACCGCCTGCTCGCCTCGGCAGGCCCGGTGCTCGCCGCGTTGCGGGATCGCACCGGGGAGTCCGCTCAGCTCTACCGCCGTCAGGGGGACCACCGCATCTGCGTCGCCACCGCGGAACGTCCGATCGGCTTGCGTGACTCCGTTCCCCTGGGCGCGGCGCTGTCGATGAAGGCGGGGTCGGCTGCCCAGATCCTGTTGGCGTGGGAGGAGCCCGACCGCATGCACCGCGGTCTGCACGGGGCTCGTTTCACTGCCACCATGCTCTCGGCGGTGCGCCGTCGCGGCTGGGCCCAGTCCGTCGGTGAGCGCGAGGCCGGGGTCGGTTCGGTGTCAGCACCCGTGCGCGGGCCCAACGGCCGGGTGGTCGCGGCGCTGTCGGTCTCCGGACCGATCGAACGGATCACTCGCCAGCCGGGACGCCTCCACGCTGCCGCGGTGATCGCCTCGGCGAACCACCTCAGCGACGTGCTGCGCCACAGCGGGGTCTGA
- a CDS encoding universal stress protein, which produces MTTSTPSPQPATDLPVVVVGISDSDDSDRAIRWGAEHARRIGGQLRLVHAFVWPLLNVDVDPVPGVAGSGLRAGAETLVAHAEAVAREVAPEIPVLTEIVEGRSADVLVTESRGAAVLAVGSRGLGRMMAVVMGSTSLALARYAACPVVVVRGDEATDGPIGVAYESSDLGEQALERAGRLAAAYEAEVHVVIGVHTPAAEHDRILAHTRQAVARAGVDVPVKLSDLATAHSAKDLVAASEGSRMLVVPAASEGLASASSRTGAVVQLAHTPIWIERPLQHRG; this is translated from the coding sequence ATGACCACCAGCACCCCCAGCCCGCAGCCCGCTACCGACCTCCCCGTCGTGGTCGTCGGCATCTCCGACTCCGACGATTCCGACCGCGCGATCCGCTGGGGTGCCGAGCACGCCCGTCGCATCGGAGGGCAGCTGCGCCTGGTCCACGCCTTCGTGTGGCCTCTGCTGAACGTGGACGTCGACCCGGTGCCCGGTGTGGCGGGCTCCGGTCTGCGCGCCGGGGCGGAGACGCTCGTCGCGCATGCCGAGGCGGTCGCCCGCGAGGTCGCTCCCGAGATCCCCGTCCTCACCGAGATCGTGGAGGGACGCTCGGCCGACGTGCTCGTCACCGAGTCCCGCGGGGCCGCGGTGCTCGCGGTGGGCAGCCGCGGGCTCGGCCGGATGATGGCCGTCGTCATGGGCTCCACCAGCCTCGCCCTCGCCCGCTACGCCGCCTGCCCCGTGGTGGTGGTGCGCGGCGATGAGGCCACCGACGGTCCCATCGGCGTGGCGTACGAATCCTCCGACCTGGGGGAGCAGGCGCTCGAGCGCGCCGGACGCCTGGCGGCCGCCTATGAGGCCGAGGTGCACGTCGTCATCGGCGTCCACACCCCCGCCGCCGAACACGACCGGATCCTCGCCCACACCCGGCAGGCCGTGGCCCGCGCCGGCGTCGACGTGCCCGTGAAGCTGTCCGACCTCGCGACCGCACATTCGGCGAAGGACCTTGTCGCCGCGAGTGAGGGCTCCCGCATGCTCGTCGTGCCCGCCGCGTCCGAGGGGCTGGCCTCGGCGTCGTCGCGAACCGGCGCTGTGGTGCAGCTGGCCCACACGCCGATCTGGATCGAGCGTCCGCTGCAGCACCGCGGCTGA
- the gltX gene encoding glutamate--tRNA ligase, whose translation MTGTVTPDAPATGSDVRVRFCPSPTGTPHVGLVRTALFNWGYARHTGGKLIFRIEDTDAKRDSEESYQQLLEAMRWLGIDWDEGVEVGGPHGPYRQSQRSEIYADVIERLKTAGHIYESFSTAEEIADRHRAAGRDPQIGYDGYDRDLTEEQKQAFRDEGREPTWRLRMPDEDITFSDLVRGEITFRAGSTPDYVVVRANGQPLYTLVNPVDDALMGVTHVLRGEDLLSSTPRQIALYRALVDIGVADRIPVFGHLPYVMGEGNKKLSKRDPESNLFLYREQGFLPEGMVNYLALLGWGYSADQDVFTREQFVERFDVADVNPNPARVDLKKATALNADHMRLLPPEEFTERMVPYLQGAGLLSDPPTAEQRALLVAATPLVQPRMNLLGEAPDMLRFLFVDDADLEVAEEAFAKLGEDPLGVLDRAIAEIEALPEDDFRAETLESTLRAAIVDDMGVKPRLAFGPLRSAVSGRRVSPPLFESMELLGRPSTLARLRSFRTQLAARA comes from the coding sequence GTGACCGGCACCGTCACGCCCGACGCCCCCGCCACCGGCAGCGACGTGCGCGTCCGCTTCTGCCCCAGCCCCACCGGCACGCCGCACGTCGGACTGGTGCGCACCGCCCTGTTCAACTGGGGGTACGCCCGCCATACCGGTGGGAAGCTGATCTTCCGCATCGAGGACACCGATGCCAAGCGCGACAGCGAGGAGTCCTACCAGCAGCTGCTCGAGGCCATGCGCTGGCTCGGCATCGACTGGGACGAGGGCGTCGAGGTCGGCGGGCCGCACGGTCCCTACCGCCAGTCGCAGCGAAGCGAGATCTACGCCGACGTCATCGAGCGGCTCAAGACCGCCGGCCACATCTACGAGTCGTTCTCCACCGCCGAGGAGATCGCCGACCGCCACCGCGCCGCCGGCCGCGACCCACAGATCGGGTACGACGGGTACGACCGCGACCTCACTGAGGAGCAGAAGCAGGCCTTCCGGGACGAGGGCCGTGAGCCCACCTGGCGTCTGCGGATGCCCGATGAGGACATCACCTTCTCCGACCTGGTGCGTGGGGAGATCACCTTCCGGGCGGGTTCCACCCCCGACTACGTGGTGGTCCGCGCCAACGGACAGCCGCTGTACACCCTGGTGAACCCGGTCGACGACGCGCTGATGGGTGTCACTCATGTGCTGCGTGGTGAGGATCTGCTCTCCTCGACGCCACGGCAGATCGCGCTGTACCGCGCGCTGGTCGACATCGGAGTGGCCGATCGGATCCCCGTCTTCGGGCACCTGCCGTACGTGATGGGGGAGGGCAACAAGAAGCTCTCCAAGCGCGACCCCGAGTCCAACCTGTTCCTCTACCGCGAGCAGGGGTTCCTGCCCGAGGGCATGGTGAACTACCTGGCTCTGCTCGGCTGGGGCTACAGCGCCGACCAGGACGTCTTCACCCGGGAGCAGTTCGTCGAGCGCTTCGACGTCGCCGATGTGAACCCGAACCCGGCGCGCGTGGACCTCAAGAAGGCGACCGCCCTGAACGCCGACCACATGCGTCTGCTGCCGCCGGAGGAGTTCACCGAGCGGATGGTGCCGTACCTGCAGGGGGCCGGTCTGCTGAGCGATCCGCCGACCGCCGAACAGCGCGCTCTGCTGGTGGCCGCGACACCGCTGGTGCAGCCCCGCATGAACCTGCTGGGGGAGGCGCCGGACATGCTCCGCTTCCTGTTCGTCGACGATGCGGATCTGGAGGTCGCCGAGGAGGCCTTCGCGAAGCTCGGGGAGGATCCCCTGGGCGTGCTCGACCGGGCGATCGCAGAGATCGAGGCCCTTCCCGAGGATGATTTCCGGGCCGAGACCCTCGAGTCCACCCTGCGCGCAGCGATCGTCGACGACATGGGGGTGAAGCCGCGCCTGGCCTTCGGTCCGCTGCGCAGCGCGGTGTCCGGCCGCCGGGTCTCGCCGCCGCTGTTCGAGTCAATGGAGCTGCTGGGGCGCCCCTCGACGCTGGCCCGTCTGCGGTCCTTCCGGACGCAGCTCGCCGCGCGCGCCTGA
- a CDS encoding fumarylacetoacetate hydrolase family protein — MRIARYTTGEDPAYGIVQEKDGRDMVYGITGDPLYTEIRPTGRILPLDGVRLLAPVIPRSKVVCVGRNYAEHARELGNEVPEQALFFLKPNTAVVGPGEPVMLPAYSREVSLEAELAVVIKHMVKDLTPEQVPAAILGYTCANDLTARDAQRDESQWFRAKAFDTSCPLGPWIETDLDPSSLRIGSAVDGQSAQDGTTADMLRPVAELIAEISHVTTLLPGDVVLTGTPAGVRTVEAGSTVDVTIEGIGTLTSPIVRR; from the coding sequence ATGCGCATCGCCCGTTACACCACCGGGGAGGATCCCGCCTACGGCATCGTTCAGGAGAAGGACGGCCGCGACATGGTCTACGGCATCACCGGGGACCCTCTCTACACCGAGATCCGCCCCACCGGCCGGATCCTGCCGCTGGACGGGGTGCGGTTGCTGGCCCCGGTGATCCCCCGCTCGAAGGTGGTGTGCGTCGGCCGCAACTACGCCGAGCACGCCCGCGAGCTCGGCAATGAGGTGCCCGAGCAGGCCCTGTTCTTCCTCAAGCCCAACACCGCGGTGGTCGGCCCCGGTGAGCCGGTGATGCTGCCCGCCTACAGCCGGGAGGTCAGCCTCGAGGCCGAGCTCGCCGTCGTGATCAAGCACATGGTCAAGGACCTCACCCCCGAGCAGGTGCCCGCCGCGATCCTCGGCTACACCTGCGCGAACGATCTCACCGCACGCGATGCGCAACGTGACGAGTCGCAGTGGTTCCGCGCCAAGGCCTTCGATACCTCCTGTCCGCTGGGGCCGTGGATCGAGACGGATCTCGACCCGTCGTCCCTGCGTATCGGCTCGGCCGTCGACGGGCAGAGCGCCCAGGACGGCACCACCGCCGACATGTTGCGACCGGTGGCCGAGCTGATCGCGGAGATCTCCCACGTCACCACGCTGCTGCCCGGTGACGTGGTGCTCACCGGCACCCCGGCCGGGGTGCGCACCGTCGAGGCCGGCAGCACGGTCGATGTGACCATCGAGGGCATCGGCACCCTCACCTCACCGATCGTGCGACGCTGA
- a CDS encoding cation:proton antiporter family protein, with amino-acid sequence MDVLVVPVLAAFGLGALAHLVRLPPLIGYLAAGFALSIAGVAAPPGLEVMAEVGVALMLFTIGLHLDLRTLLRPQVWLTATAHMLAVTVLSALGLAGLAAATLLAPASWRDVAVIGLLLSFSSTILALKILQDRGDTSSLYGRIAIGILLIQDIAAVVIISVSTGHPPRPWALALVAVIPLLVWATRHWPHLGDGDLGVLFGVLMALVPGYALFTWLGLSGELGALVMGVILARHDGADKLARTVASVRELLLVGFFVNIGYLGLPDLANVREGLLMLLLLPMQGVGYWLLLMWLGMRHRTAVLASLTLTNFSEFALIVAALGVDDGTLDAHWLNSLVIAVAASFVLSGLLNPLSVGLATRISSWLGPRPVERLHPEERPLDLGDARTIVLGMGRVGRVAAQRLETEYGIPVLGVEQDPQRVEVLREQGVRVIEGDATDADFWARVREDDDIEAIILALPSQHANLEALRRLRAAGSDRDDRQIAAIAQYREDVAELHNHGLRTVVHLYAGAGAALADAVAEAEDLPGSGRGHA; translated from the coding sequence ATGGACGTCCTCGTGGTTCCGGTGCTGGCGGCCTTCGGCCTCGGTGCCCTGGCCCACCTGGTGCGTCTGCCACCCCTGATCGGATATCTCGCCGCCGGATTCGCCCTCAGTATCGCCGGGGTGGCCGCTCCCCCGGGCCTCGAGGTGATGGCGGAGGTCGGGGTGGCGCTCATGCTGTTCACCATCGGCCTGCACCTCGATCTGCGCACTCTGCTGCGCCCGCAGGTGTGGCTCACGGCCACGGCGCACATGCTCGCGGTGACGGTGCTGTCGGCCCTCGGCCTGGCGGGTCTGGCGGCCGCCACGCTGCTGGCCCCGGCCTCCTGGCGCGATGTCGCTGTGATCGGCCTGCTGCTGTCGTTCTCCTCGACGATCCTGGCGCTGAAGATCCTGCAGGACCGCGGCGATACCTCCTCGCTGTACGGCCGCATCGCCATCGGCATCCTGCTGATACAGGACATCGCAGCGGTGGTGATCATCTCTGTGTCCACCGGGCATCCGCCGCGTCCATGGGCCCTGGCCCTGGTGGCGGTCATCCCCCTGCTGGTGTGGGCCACCCGGCACTGGCCGCATCTCGGTGACGGTGACCTGGGCGTGCTGTTCGGGGTGCTCATGGCGCTGGTCCCGGGATACGCCCTGTTCACCTGGCTGGGGCTCTCCGGGGAGCTCGGGGCCCTGGTGATGGGCGTGATCCTCGCCCGCCACGACGGCGCCGACAAACTCGCGCGCACCGTCGCCTCCGTGCGCGAGCTGCTGCTGGTCGGCTTCTTCGTGAACATCGGTTACCTGGGTCTGCCCGACCTCGCGAACGTGCGGGAGGGGCTGCTGATGCTTCTGCTGCTGCCGATGCAGGGCGTGGGCTACTGGCTGCTGTTGATGTGGCTGGGAATGCGCCACCGCACCGCCGTCCTCGCCTCCCTGACCCTCACCAACTTCTCCGAGTTCGCACTCATCGTCGCCGCACTCGGGGTCGACGACGGCACCCTCGATGCGCACTGGCTGAACTCACTGGTGATCGCGGTGGCCGCGAGCTTCGTCCTGTCAGGCCTGCTGAACCCGCTGTCGGTGGGACTCGCCACCCGTATCTCCTCCTGGCTGGGCCCGAGGCCCGTGGAACGCCTGCATCCCGAGGAGCGCCCCCTGGATCTCGGGGACGCCCGCACGATCGTGCTGGGCATGGGGCGGGTGGGTCGCGTGGCCGCCCAGCGACTGGAGACCGAGTACGGCATACCCGTGCTCGGCGTGGAGCAGGACCCCCAGCGGGTGGAGGTGCTGCGGGAGCAGGGCGTGCGGGTGATCGAGGGGGATGCCACCGACGCGGATTTCTGGGCGCGCGTGCGCGAGGACGACGACATCGAGGCGATCATCCTGGCATTGCCCTCGCAGCATGCGAACCTCGAGGCGCTGCGCCGCCTGCGCGCCGCGGGGTCCGATCGGGATGATCGCCAGATCGCGGCGATCGCCCAGTACCGCGAGGACGTCGCGGAGCTGCACAACCACGGCCTGCGGACCGTCGTCCACCTGTATGCAGGAGCAGGCGCCGCTCTAGCCGATGCCGTGGCCGAGGCGGAGGATCTTCCCGGGAGCGGCCGTGGGCACGCCTGA
- a CDS encoding 3-methyladenine DNA glycosylase yields the protein MTAEQARRARAAHEARADTLTASIRERRARGEKHPVEDFLTTYYPFSSARLRRWHPGWAIAYDAAADEPGEGRPPLADADECGRHWYTDSPDPTGTGRILRRADVSRFIAERADALAFVTELLQRSSLPARTPQFGCFGLHEWAMVHGLRPGQQRHEDLPLRLSQEETDAVVERERLVCSHIDAFRFFTPSAAPRNTLQPTRPAQRDLDNPACLHVGMDLYKWAMKMTPLVPSELVLDCFEHAREIRVLDMEASPYDVRPLGYGVVPIETAAGKAEYVRRQRALAELSQDLRARLLTILEPLRPAPGS from the coding sequence ATGACGGCCGAGCAGGCTCGCCGCGCCCGCGCCGCCCACGAGGCTCGGGCCGACACCCTGACCGCGAGCATCCGTGAGCGTCGGGCCCGCGGGGAGAAGCACCCGGTGGAGGACTTCCTCACCACCTACTACCCCTTCTCCTCCGCCCGCCTGCGCCGCTGGCACCCCGGGTGGGCGATCGCCTACGACGCCGCCGCCGATGAACCGGGCGAGGGCCGGCCGCCCCTGGCCGATGCCGATGAATGCGGCCGCCACTGGTACACGGACTCCCCCGATCCCACCGGTACCGGCCGTATCCTGCGCCGCGCCGACGTGTCCCGGTTCATCGCCGAGCGTGCCGACGCCCTGGCCTTCGTCACGGAGCTGCTGCAACGGTCCTCCCTCCCCGCCCGGACACCGCAGTTCGGCTGTTTCGGCTTGCACGAGTGGGCGATGGTCCACGGTCTGCGGCCCGGGCAGCAGCGGCATGAAGACCTCCCGTTGCGGCTCAGCCAGGAGGAGACCGACGCGGTGGTGGAACGGGAGCGCCTGGTGTGTTCCCACATCGACGCCTTCCGTTTCTTCACCCCGTCGGCGGCGCCGCGCAACACCCTGCAGCCGACGCGTCCGGCCCAGCGTGACCTCGACAATCCCGCGTGCCTGCACGTGGGGATGGACCTGTACAAGTGGGCGATGAAGATGACGCCGCTGGTGCCCTCGGAGCTGGTGCTCGATTGTTTCGAACACGCCCGGGAGATCCGGGTGCTAGACATGGAAGCGAGCCCCTACGACGTGCGGCCCCTCGGATACGGCGTGGTGCCGATCGAGACCGCCGCCGGGAAGGCCGAGTACGTGCGTCGTCAGCGTGCCCTTGCGGAGCTTTCGCAGGACCTCCGTGCGCGGCTGCTGACGATTCTGGAACCCCTGCGCCCGGCGCCCGGCTCGTGA
- a CDS encoding DEAD/DEAH box helicase: MPLLADHLPDAPASQDAIVDAFVAAQAQIGRTLYPHQEEALLAIAAGDHVIAATPTGSGKTTIGYSAIFAAMARGERSYYTAPIKALVSEKFFDLVAQFGAENVGMMTGDSSVNHDAPILVCTAEIFAQHALREGSFSDVGLAVMDEFHYYGDPQRGWAWQVPLLELPDCQFVLMSATLGDTTDLERDLTDRTGRDVSVIADAPRPVPLDFRWSTETLPDTIAQILEERDAPVYIVHFTQKDAVEQALALRRQDILTAEEKEQVRRLIGDFRFAKGFGRQLSGLVREGIGVHHAGMLPKYRRLVERLAQSGLLKIICGTDTLGVGINVPIRTVLLTGLAKFDGRRMRLLNAREFHQIAGRAGRAGFDTIGHVVVQAPPWTVEFLKQQAKAAARVESGAVPNNAKKKRREPKPKVPEGAISWSEANLTKLVENPPAPLRPHLRFTPAMALALIARPGDAVASARHLIMTSHQTTTQKLALVREAVQILRGLIDADIVQVLPEPDHLGRRLALVEDLQLDFTLTQPLAPFAIAMIDSFEEDSPTLTLDTVSTIEAILDDPMPILLAQQNAARGELLAEMKADGVEYTERMARLEEVTWPQPLAEELTAALEIYRRHAPWLRGEDLSPKSIVREIYETGQTFSEFVQRYQLARSEGIVLRYLSDAYRTLRRTIPQDLRTEQLEEMLEWLGVLVRGIDSSLLDEWEALAHPEDGAPDVAGELRPDSPRALSAQTKVLRTMVRAAMWQRVEHFAFEREERLAELDGADGWDRDRWAAAMDDYYDRHDHVGIDDAARSPQLLQIQEESKIWRVRQVLADPEGDRDWALEAELDLEATDEAGEPVLRMVRAGEFNGS; the protein is encoded by the coding sequence ATGCCCCTCCTCGCAGATCACCTGCCCGACGCCCCCGCCTCCCAGGACGCGATCGTCGACGCCTTCGTCGCCGCCCAGGCGCAGATCGGGCGCACGCTGTACCCGCATCAGGAGGAGGCCCTGCTGGCGATCGCCGCGGGCGATCACGTGATCGCGGCGACCCCCACCGGCTCCGGCAAGACGACCATCGGCTACAGCGCGATCTTCGCGGCCATGGCCCGTGGGGAGCGCTCCTACTACACAGCGCCCATCAAGGCCCTGGTCAGTGAGAAGTTCTTCGACCTGGTGGCACAGTTCGGGGCGGAGAACGTCGGCATGATGACCGGGGACTCCTCGGTCAACCACGACGCCCCCATCCTGGTGTGCACCGCGGAGATCTTCGCCCAGCACGCCCTGCGGGAGGGCTCGTTCTCCGACGTCGGTCTGGCCGTGATGGACGAGTTCCACTACTACGGGGATCCGCAGCGCGGCTGGGCCTGGCAGGTGCCGTTGCTGGAACTGCCCGACTGCCAGTTCGTGCTCATGAGTGCCACCCTCGGTGACACCACCGATCTCGAGCGTGATCTCACCGACCGCACCGGCCGCGATGTGAGCGTCATCGCCGACGCCCCACGCCCGGTGCCGCTCGACTTCCGCTGGTCCACCGAGACCCTGCCCGACACCATCGCGCAGATCCTGGAGGAGCGCGACGCCCCCGTCTACATCGTCCACTTCACCCAGAAGGACGCGGTGGAGCAGGCGTTAGCCCTGCGGCGCCAGGACATCCTCACCGCCGAGGAGAAGGAGCAGGTGCGTCGCCTGATCGGCGACTTCCGCTTCGCGAAGGGCTTCGGCCGGCAGTTGTCCGGGCTGGTCCGCGAGGGTATCGGGGTGCATCACGCAGGGATGCTCCCGAAGTACCGCCGCCTGGTGGAGCGTCTGGCGCAGTCGGGCCTGTTGAAGATCATCTGTGGCACCGACACCCTCGGCGTCGGGATCAACGTGCCGATCCGCACGGTGCTGCTGACGGGTCTGGCGAAGTTCGACGGGCGGCGGATGCGGCTGCTGAACGCCCGCGAGTTCCACCAGATCGCCGGGCGGGCGGGCCGCGCTGGATTCGACACCATCGGGCACGTGGTGGTGCAGGCGCCACCGTGGACGGTCGAGTTCCTCAAGCAACAGGCGAAGGCCGCCGCCCGGGTCGAGTCCGGGGCGGTGCCGAACAACGCCAAGAAGAAACGCAGGGAGCCCAAGCCCAAGGTGCCCGAGGGCGCGATCTCGTGGTCCGAGGCGAACCTCACGAAGCTGGTGGAGAACCCGCCCGCGCCGCTGCGTCCTCACCTGCGTTTCACCCCGGCGATGGCGCTGGCTCTGATCGCCCGCCCGGGGGATGCCGTCGCCTCCGCCCGGCACCTCATCATGACCAGCCACCAGACCACCACGCAGAAGCTGGCACTGGTCCGGGAGGCGGTGCAGATCCTGCGGGGCCTGATCGATGCGGACATCGTGCAGGTGCTGCCGGAGCCCGACCACCTGGGTCGACGGCTCGCCCTGGTGGAGGACCTGCAGCTGGATTTCACCCTCACCCAGCCGCTCGCACCGTTCGCGATCGCGATGATCGACTCTTTCGAGGAGGACTCCCCCACCCTCACCCTCGATACGGTCTCCACCATCGAGGCGATCCTCGACGACCCCATGCCGATCCTGCTGGCGCAGCAGAACGCGGCCCGCGGGGAGCTGCTGGCCGAGATGAAGGCCGACGGTGTGGAGTACACCGAGCGGATGGCCCGCCTGGAGGAGGTCACCTGGCCTCAACCCCTCGCGGAGGAACTCACCGCGGCGCTGGAGATCTACCGGCGGCATGCCCCGTGGCTGCGCGGCGAGGACCTCTCCCCGAAGTCGATCGTGCGGGAGATCTACGAGACCGGGCAGACCTTCAGCGAGTTCGTCCAGCGGTACCAGCTGGCGCGTTCCGAGGGCATCGTCCTGCGGTACCTCTCCGACGCGTACCGCACCCTGCGCCGCACGATCCCGCAGGATCTGCGCACCGAGCAGCTCGAGGAGATGCTGGAGTGGCTGGGTGTGCTGGTGCGCGGCATCGACTCCTCCCTGCTGGATGAGTGGGAGGCCCTCGCTCATCCCGAGGACGGAGCCCCGGACGTGGCCGGTGAGCTGCGACCCGATTCCCCGCGGGCCCTGTCGGCGCAGACGAAGGTGCTGCGCACCATGGTCCGGGCGGCCATGTGGCAGCGGGTCGAGCACTTCGCCTTCGAGCGGGAGGAGCGTCTGGCGGAACTCGACGGCGCCGACGGATGGGACCGCGACCGGTGGGCCGCGGCGATGGACGACTACTACGACCGCCACGACCACGTGGGGATCGACGATGCCGCCCGCTCCCCGCAGCTGCTGCAGATCCAGGAGGAATCGAAGATCTGGCGGGTCCGGCAGGTGCTCGCCGACCCCGAGGGCGACCGCGACTGGGCCCTCGAGGCAGAGCTCGACCTGGAGGCCACCGATGAGGCCGGGGAACCCGTGCTGCGGATGGTGCGGGCCGGGGAGTTCAACGGCTCGTAA
- a CDS encoding DUF6457 domain-containing protein, translating to MNATKPPVTQTAQWATYLEPWIRQVEAELNLGQDTVDVDRVHQMTSVVAEHIQRSMAPIASYLVGYAVGRGARIEEACVVVERLCRESDAAPSR from the coding sequence ATGAACGCCACCAAGCCGCCGGTCACACAGACCGCGCAGTGGGCGACATACCTGGAACCATGGATCCGTCAGGTGGAAGCGGAACTCAACCTTGGGCAGGACACCGTCGATGTCGACCGCGTGCACCAGATGACGTCGGTGGTGGCCGAACACATTCAACGGTCGATGGCGCCGATCGCCTCGTACCTCGTCGGGTACGCCGTCGGGCGCGGAGCCCGGATCGAGGAGGCATGCGTCGTTGTGGAGCGCCTCTGCCGGGAGAGTGACGCCGCTCCCTCGCGGTGA